A DNA window from Haliovirga abyssi contains the following coding sequences:
- a CDS encoding DUF3857 domain-containing transglutaminase family protein has protein sequence MKKIMVVLLMLFSIVSYSVENNKFLKVEKKDYPNAHYVLVDENSIVKYQSDGKSLKTEDMLIKILDEKGKNENENVVLNYDSNYEKLLLKEAYLIKKDGKKLEINISKNSKIQISPESAQSNIYDKSQKLLILKIPNLEVGDYLYYKVEHNNFKTMIKDNFSDFYLLRNEYPIIKAKYKIIAPKEKDLKYSVVLNGLKDKYKLTKKSNDKNIIYELEEKNIPQIIPEPSMPSITQVAMKWIVTTNSSWEEISKWYFNLSEPKIIIDESIRKKAESLVLNSKTDMEKIKNIFFFVSRKIRYMGITNEKNRPGLEPNSTDLTLKEMTGVCRDKAALIVAMLRSQGFEANMVLVKVGDKLDKEVPIPYFNHAIATVKLNGKYILMDPTDETTKKLFPDYEMDKSYLIAKKYGDLLKTTPVIEAVKNKLKIVTNIKNINGEFQCKTNIEFLGINDGAYRGYFARLNKDEKDKFIKRVLNILSKTAKLEKYELLPNNLLRDSSTLKLSVEYKISDYIISGNEYSMIKLPKFSRILGLYNWALGDVKLPMRKYPLKNRFTASISEKIIYNSENKNFVIKFVPSTMDINENGHTFYSKYITDKGKIISYKYMTLDKLEYSTKEYLKLKEYLKEEESYNKKYIIIKNFLKK, from the coding sequence ATGAAGAAAATTATGGTTGTACTGCTAATGCTATTTTCAATAGTGTCATATTCTGTTGAAAATAACAAATTTTTAAAGGTTGAAAAAAAAGATTATCCAAATGCACATTATGTTTTAGTAGATGAAAATTCTATTGTGAAATATCAAAGTGATGGAAAAAGTTTAAAAACAGAAGATATGTTAATTAAAATTTTAGACGAAAAAGGAAAAAATGAAAATGAAAATGTTGTATTAAATTATGATAGTAATTATGAAAAATTACTTTTGAAAGAAGCATATTTAATAAAAAAAGATGGAAAGAAATTAGAGATTAATATATCTAAAAATTCAAAAATACAAATTTCACCAGAATCTGCACAGTCAAATATATATGACAAAAGTCAGAAATTATTAATATTAAAAATACCAAATTTAGAGGTAGGAGATTATTTATATTATAAAGTAGAGCATAATAACTTTAAAACTATGATAAAAGATAATTTTTCAGATTTTTATTTATTGCGAAATGAATATCCTATAATTAAAGCGAAATATAAAATCATAGCACCAAAAGAAAAAGATTTAAAATATTCAGTTGTTTTAAATGGTTTGAAAGATAAATATAAATTAACCAAAAAAAGTAATGATAAAAATATAATTTATGAATTAGAAGAAAAAAATATACCTCAAATTATACCAGAACCTTCAATGCCATCTATAACTCAAGTTGCTATGAAATGGATAGTTACAACTAATAGTAGTTGGGAAGAGATTTCAAAATGGTATTTTAATTTATCAGAACCCAAAATAATAATAGATGAATCAATAAGAAAAAAAGCTGAAAGTTTAGTTTTGAATTCTAAAACAGATATGGAAAAAATTAAAAATATATTTTTCTTTGTATCAAGAAAAATAAGATATATGGGAATTACCAATGAAAAGAATAGACCAGGATTAGAACCTAATTCTACAGATTTAACTTTGAAAGAGATGACAGGAGTATGTAGAGATAAAGCAGCATTAATAGTTGCAATGCTTAGAAGTCAAGGATTTGAAGCAAATATGGTTTTAGTAAAAGTAGGAGATAAATTAGACAAAGAAGTTCCAATTCCATATTTTAATCATGCGATTGCCACAGTGAAATTAAATGGGAAATATATTTTAATGGACCCTACTGATGAGACTACCAAGAAACTATTTCCAGATTATGAAATGGACAAATCATACTTAATTGCAAAAAAATATGGAGATTTATTAAAAACTACACCTGTAATAGAAGCTGTAAAAAATAAATTAAAAATAGTAACAAATATAAAAAATATTAATGGAGAATTTCAATGTAAAACCAATATAGAATTTTTAGGAATAAATGATGGAGCTTATAGAGGATATTTTGCAAGATTAAATAAAGATGAAAAAGATAAATTTATAAAAAGAGTTTTAAATATTTTATCTAAAACAGCAAAATTAGAAAAATATGAGTTGTTACCTAATAATTTATTAAGAGATAGTTCTACATTAAAATTATCAGTTGAATATAAAATTTCTGATTATATTATAAGTGGAAATGAATATAGTATGATAAAGTTGCCTAAATTTTCAAGGATATTAGGATTATATAATTGGGCATTAGGAGATGTCAAATTACCAATGCGAAAATATCCTTTGAAAAATAGATTTACAGCTTCAATTTCAGAAAAGATTATTTATAATAGCGAGAATAAAAATTTTGTAATAAAATTCGTTCCAAGTACAATGGATATAAATGAGAATGGGCATACTTTTTATTCTAAATATATTACAGATAAAGGCAAAATTATAAGTTATAAATATATGACATTAGATAAATTGGAATATTCTACAAAAGAATATTTGAAATTAAAAGAGTATTTAAAAGAGGAAGAGAGCTATAATAAAAAATATATTATAATAAAGAATTTCTTAAAAAAATAA
- a CDS encoding HlyD family secretion protein: MKNPLSVIKFLVITTIIFVLVILILFFVLKKTEYVEGKGVVIADKYNIYSPCNGRIKKIEKGFGEVVNKKEIVMEIDSENIKGKIIENERLIEDLIKNLEEENIKEKEINLEDKNNENKLKLLEIDYKNLKNEYEHDKILFKMGEISNYELKKIKYLLGKKNIEFLNFSQKNDLKLKKELIYIERLNIKKKITYYKNKNENLKNKLNNCNIASPYDRMTIITNKLKNLKGAIVNNGDLLFTLADLNNLKMLVTLKENQIEKVKKGQKVILMIDAIPYEKYSTLEGEVIKLFPQAEKGITYNKVEVKIKGFTTKLKNNRLKGVYLRNGLKGKAKIIIGEKKRFARYLWDKLFE, from the coding sequence ATGAAAAATCCTTTATCAGTAATAAAATTTTTAGTAATAACTACAATAATATTTGTATTGGTAATATTAATTTTATTTTTTGTATTAAAAAAAACAGAGTATGTAGAAGGAAAAGGTGTAGTAATTGCGGATAAATATAATATATATTCTCCTTGTAATGGTAGAATAAAAAAAATAGAAAAAGGTTTTGGAGAAGTTGTAAACAAAAAAGAAATTGTGATGGAAATAGATTCAGAAAATATTAAGGGGAAAATTATAGAAAATGAAAGATTAATAGAAGATTTGATTAAAAATTTAGAAGAAGAAAATATTAAAGAAAAAGAGATTAATTTAGAAGATAAAAATAATGAAAATAAGTTAAAATTATTAGAAATAGATTATAAAAATTTAAAAAATGAATATGAACATGATAAAATTTTATTTAAAATGGGAGAAATATCCAACTACGAATTAAAGAAAATCAAGTATTTATTAGGAAAGAAAAATATTGAGTTTTTAAATTTTTCTCAAAAAAATGACTTAAAGTTAAAAAAAGAATTAATATATATAGAAAGATTAAATATCAAGAAAAAAATTACATATTATAAAAATAAAAATGAAAATTTAAAAAATAAATTAAATAACTGTAATATAGCTTCACCTTATGATAGGATGACAATAATTACGAATAAATTAAAAAATTTAAAGGGAGCAATAGTTAATAATGGAGATTTATTATTTACTTTAGCGGATTTAAATAATTTGAAAATGTTAGTAACTTTAAAGGAAAATCAAATTGAAAAAGTCAAAAAAGGGCAAAAAGTAATATTAATGATAGATGCAATACCTTATGAGAAATATTCAACATTGGAAGGAGAAGTAATAAAATTATTTCCACAAGCAGAAAAAGGAATAACTTATAATAAAGTAGAAGTAAAGATAAAAGGATTTACTACAAAATTAAAAAATAATAGATTAAAAGGTGTATATTTGCGAAACGGATTAAAAGGAAAAGCAAAGATAATTATTGGAGAAAAAAAGAGATTTGCAAGATATTTATGGGATAAATTATTTGAGTAA
- a CDS encoding ABC transporter ATP-binding protein translates to MNYMEVIKAIKKMYTYLKKIYKLQIYVVFVMAVITILNLIKPLINKYIIDEFFIGKNIEALYIFILLYVTIFVMSSIFQISKDYLLAYIGNFISATLRKNMFKKIFSAHSLNIKEVNFGDIYVTFDSDIYNVEQVMSTKLFELIMFFFTFLVVSIIMIGLSWKYFLISFILIPGYVFNNLYFGKRLTRTNKKTQESVSNLFSFINESFFNFGHIKLNVKEKYIERKHWVKNRELIVSIFSYLKYKWLSNIGSSFIDVLEIILMFGFGGYLVYTGEISFGSYIALSSYGSILKNSLIQFINFNIDFHSFLVAVERIEKILNLKEENIKGKKIKGIEGDIKFENVSFSYEIGNKLFDNFNLKIGKGEKIAIVGESGSGKSSIVKLLMGLYEPEKGDIIIDGNNLKEININNYRKFIGVVNQDNFFFSDSLKENLLLGKKEKNEVIEEICNKCQMGEFLNQEKDGMMKKIDLNGSNISAGQRQRLSIARIILKNPDLVILDEATSALDNITERKIQDFLEKELKEKTVIMIAHRLSTVKNVDRIIVLKEGRVIEEGEHEELISKRGYYYDLVNRKDKN, encoded by the coding sequence ATGAATTATATGGAAGTTATAAAAGCAATAAAAAAAATGTATACTTATTTAAAAAAAATATATAAATTACAGATATATGTAGTTTTTGTTATGGCAGTAATTACAATTTTAAATTTAATAAAACCACTAATAAATAAATATATTATAGATGAATTTTTTATAGGAAAAAATATAGAAGCGCTTTATATTTTTATATTATTATATGTAACTATTTTTGTTATGAGTAGTATATTTCAGATATCTAAAGATTATTTATTAGCTTATATAGGGAATTTTATAAGCGCAACTTTAAGAAAGAATATGTTTAAAAAAATATTTAGTGCACATTCTTTAAATATAAAGGAAGTGAATTTTGGGGATATATATGTAACTTTTGATAGTGATATTTATAATGTTGAGCAAGTGATGTCAACTAAATTATTTGAATTAATAATGTTTTTTTTTACTTTTTTAGTAGTGTCTATAATAATGATAGGATTAAGTTGGAAATATTTTTTAATTTCTTTTATATTAATCCCTGGATATGTTTTTAATAATTTATATTTTGGAAAAAGATTAACTAGAACTAATAAAAAAACACAAGAATCGGTTTCAAACTTATTTTCATTTATTAATGAATCTTTTTTTAATTTTGGACATATAAAATTAAATGTAAAAGAAAAATATATTGAAAGAAAACACTGGGTAAAAAATAGAGAATTAATAGTGTCGATATTTAGTTATTTGAAATATAAATGGCTTAGCAACATTGGGAGCAGTTTTATTGATGTTTTGGAGATTATATTGATGTTCGGTTTTGGCGGATATTTAGTTTATACTGGAGAAATATCTTTTGGAAGTTATATTGCTTTAAGTTCTTATGGTAGTATTTTAAAAAATAGTTTAATTCAATTTATTAATTTTAATATTGATTTCCATTCTTTTTTGGTCGCGGTAGAAAGGATAGAAAAGATATTAAATTTAAAAGAAGAAAATATAAAAGGAAAAAAGATAAAGGGTATAGAAGGAGATATAAAATTTGAAAATGTATCTTTTTCTTACGAAATAGGAAATAAATTGTTTGATAATTTTAATTTAAAAATAGGAAAAGGGGAAAAAATAGCAATCGTTGGAGAAAGTGGAAGCGGAAAATCTTCTATAGTAAAATTATTAATGGGATTATATGAGCCTGAAAAAGGGGATATAATTATTGATGGAAATAATTTAAAAGAAATTAATATTAATAATTATAGGAAATTTATAGGAGTAGTAAATCAAGACAACTTTTTTTTTAGTGATAGTTTAAAAGAAAACTTATTGCTAGGAAAAAAAGAAAAAAATGAAGTGATAGAAGAGATATGTAATAAATGTCAAATGGGGGAATTCTTGAATCAAGAGAAAGATGGGATGATGAAAAAGATTGATTTAAATGGGAGTAATATATCAGCAGGACAAAGACAACGTCTATCAATTGCAAGAATAATTTTAAAAAATCCTGATTTAGTTATATTAGATGAAGCCACTTCAGCTTTAGATAATATAACAGAAAGAAAAATACAAGATTTTTTAGAGAAAGAACTTAAAGAAAAAACAGTTATAATGATTGCCCATCGTTTATCAACAGTTAAAAATGTAGATAGGATAATTGTTTTGAAAGAAGGAAGAGTAATAGAAGAAGGAGAACATGAAGAGTTAATAAGCAAACGGGGATATTATTATGATTTGGTGAATAGAAAAGATAAGAATTAA
- a CDS encoding TolC family protein, with product MKKIVLVIMILISVNIFAAKKLGLDDIIESFNNKSSYVKKEKLELDKLKIDENGNFIDKWGKLSFNITPNYSYYTDKDKMPLNLQMTKDISKYPGGITVNLGYNMFYSAITYDNTTSKVKRVSYKLGLTKSLNDIIYSEQKYKDNSINLNSKLTKLNLKISKKTELKNIVDLYIRIKNLDSEILINENSLKVMNEEYENLIKKLEYGEAVKIDVEYMGIEIKSIKNSIEYLKKEIKNKKRELLKKVGIEDSDYEFKDIKAIDNFKIEINEDKIVVNSLNEKLNEENLKYYKRKSEPNINFDMNYDIEGKVWNAGIVFTGNIIEYGTDVRKTKKELDKLKIEKKELEIKSKEDKENAEIEYKNLLSKLEIAKEKMQNMEKRYEVDKNIYENGYMSLLDFLKEQKNRDEAKLNYDKAKNELNGFRYKVKRDEIKG from the coding sequence ATGAAAAAAATAGTATTAGTAATAATGATTTTAATAAGTGTAAATATATTTGCAGCAAAAAAGCTAGGATTAGATGATATAATAGAGAGTTTTAATAATAAAAGTAGCTATGTAAAAAAAGAGAAATTGGAATTAGATAAATTAAAAATAGATGAAAATGGTAATTTTATTGATAAATGGGGGAAATTGAGTTTTAATATAACACCAAATTATAGTTATTATACAGATAAAGATAAAATGCCATTAAATTTACAAATGACAAAAGATATATCAAAATATCCAGGAGGGATAACTGTAAATTTAGGATATAATATGTTTTACAGTGCAATTACTTATGATAATACAACCTCAAAAGTGAAGAGAGTAAGTTATAAATTAGGATTAACGAAAAGTTTAAATGATATAATTTATAGTGAACAAAAATATAAAGATAATAGTATAAATTTAAATAGCAAATTAACAAAATTAAATCTGAAAATCAGTAAAAAAACAGAGTTGAAAAATATAGTTGATTTATATATAAGAATAAAAAATTTGGATTCTGAAATATTGATAAATGAGAATAGTTTAAAAGTGATGAATGAAGAGTATGAAAATTTGATAAAGAAATTAGAATATGGAGAAGCAGTAAAAATAGATGTTGAATATATGGGAATAGAGATAAAATCTATTAAAAATAGTATTGAATATTTAAAAAAAGAGATTAAGAATAAGAAGAGAGAGTTATTAAAAAAAGTTGGGATAGAAGATTCGGATTATGAATTTAAAGATATAAAAGCTATAGATAATTTTAAAATAGAAATTAATGAGGATAAGATAGTTGTAAATAGTTTAAATGAGAAATTAAATGAGGAAAATTTGAAATATTATAAAAGAAAATCAGAACCTAACATAAATTTTGATATGAATTATGATATAGAAGGAAAAGTTTGGAATGCAGGAATTGTATTTACAGGAAATATAATAGAATATGGAACAGATGTTAGAAAAACAAAGAAGGAATTAGACAAATTAAAAATAGAAAAGAAAGAATTGGAAATAAAAAGTAAAGAGGATAAAGAAAATGCAGAGATAGAATATAAGAATTTATTATCAAAGTTAGAAATAGCAAAAGAAAAAATGCAGAATATGGAAAAAAGATATGAAGTAGATAAAAATATATATGAAAATGGATATATGAGTTTATTGGATTTTCTTAAAGAGCAAAAAAATAGAGATGAAGCTAAATTGAATTATGATAAGGCGAAAAATGAATTAAATGGATTTAGATATAAAGTAAAGAGAGATGAGATTAAAGGATAG
- a CDS encoding radical SAM/SPASM domain-containing protein, protein MEKLQYKESRYNYKIKLDNERLAVYNCKTRAIFIPKENQEDIIIKLLKKPNNIKLEEEKIKDVLIKYGYLIENNRDEILEVSRKFDYGNSLNLVLFPTEECNFRCPYCFIYKYKNVTMKEEVYRSIYNFIENKLKASNRDKNFYVNIHWFGGEPMLEYKNILNFMEKIKKLEEKYSHLKLTSNMTTNGYLLTYDKFEKLVNKGIKKFQITFDGDKESHDKLRNLRNGEGTFDKIYENLLLISKKVEKEFNIDIRVNFLKKNLKSSKVLIEKFEKEFMDDMRFFIYFAPVYEVETKRSSNERIKEEIYGTKEAMKIKHKINNEIYYKRMRYRIEKNNFKKEEIKYIISNLLPMPKNVGCYAYKENSYVISSEGLVYPCESSVGQEENNIGYITEDGEMNITNKKREKEWRQLVVKNKEQLECLDCKELPICHGGCKKKILDKKISCEIDGESVKDAVTKYSKLYFEYL, encoded by the coding sequence ATGGAAAAATTACAATATAAAGAAAGTAGATATAATTATAAAATAAAATTAGACAATGAGAGATTAGCGGTGTATAATTGTAAAACAAGAGCAATATTTATACCTAAAGAAAACCAAGAAGATATAATTATAAAATTATTAAAAAAACCCAATAATATTAAATTAGAAGAAGAAAAAATAAAAGATGTTTTAATTAAATATGGATATCTTATTGAAAATAATAGGGATGAAATATTAGAAGTTTCAAGAAAATTTGATTATGGCAATAGTTTAAATTTAGTTTTATTTCCAACAGAAGAGTGTAATTTTAGATGCCCTTATTGCTTTATTTATAAATATAAAAATGTAACTATGAAGGAAGAAGTATATAGAAGTATATATAATTTTATAGAAAATAAATTAAAAGCTTCAAATAGAGATAAAAATTTTTATGTGAATATACATTGGTTTGGTGGAGAACCAATGCTAGAATATAAAAATATTTTAAATTTTATGGAGAAAATAAAAAAATTAGAAGAAAAGTATTCACATTTAAAATTAACATCAAATATGACTACTAACGGATATCTTTTAACATATGATAAGTTTGAAAAATTAGTAAATAAAGGGATAAAAAAATTTCAAATAACATTTGATGGAGATAAAGAATCTCATGACAAGCTTCGTAATTTGAGAAATGGAGAAGGTACATTTGATAAAATTTATGAAAACTTATTATTAATAAGTAAAAAAGTGGAAAAAGAATTTAATATAGATATTAGAGTAAACTTTTTGAAAAAAAATTTAAAAAGTTCTAAAGTTTTAATAGAGAAATTTGAAAAAGAATTTATGGATGATATGAGATTTTTTATCTATTTTGCTCCTGTTTATGAAGTAGAAACAAAAAGAAGTTCAAATGAAAGAATTAAAGAAGAAATTTATGGAACTAAAGAGGCAATGAAGATAAAGCATAAAATAAATAACGAAATATACTATAAAAGAATGAGATACAGAATAGAAAAAAATAATTTTAAAAAAGAAGAAATAAAATATATAATTTCTAATTTATTACCAATGCCTAAAAATGTTGGATGTTATGCATATAAAGAAAACTCTTATGTTATTTCTTCAGAAGGACTTGTTTATCCTTGTGAGAGTTCAGTAGGGCAAGAAGAAAATAATATAGGATATATTACAGAAGATGGAGAAATGAATATAACAAATAAAAAAAGGGAAAAGGAATGGCGACAACTTGTTGTTAAAAATAAAGAACAATTGGAATGTTTAGATTGTAAAGAATTACCAATTTGTCATGGAGGATGCAAAAAGAAAATATTAGATAAAAAAATATCTTGTGAAATTGATGGCGAAAGTGTAAAAGATGCTGTAACAAAATATTCAAAACTGTATTTTGAATATTTATAG
- a CDS encoding S8 family serine peptidase — MKKIALIDSGLYKKTKLNIYKNIRIFFDTQYGVHVDDKKTEDEHGHATIIMKILEKYLKDEKVLNIKILNKNLATHSKLLLKALEIAIDEKVDIINLSLGTISKEYKNEIYKKILKAREKKIIIIASHHNEGEVAYPACFKEVIGIKIKQGNLFEEKLEFDFNNNDIILGGTQRLRWIDGNEYNMHSSSFSTPHITGIILKLINENKKLTLKEILNFINKNRLNLIK; from the coding sequence ATGAAAAAAATAGCACTAATAGACAGTGGATTATACAAAAAAACAAAATTGAACATCTATAAAAATATAAGAATTTTTTTTGATACACAATATGGAGTTCATGTTGATGATAAAAAGACAGAGGATGAACATGGTCATGCGACAATAATTATGAAAATTCTAGAAAAGTATTTAAAAGATGAAAAAGTTTTAAACATAAAAATATTAAATAAAAATTTAGCAACTCACTCTAAATTATTACTAAAGGCATTAGAGATTGCTATTGATGAGAAAGTTGATATTATTAATTTAAGCTTGGGGACAATTAGCAAAGAGTATAAAAATGAGATTTATAAAAAAATACTCAAAGCAAGAGAAAAAAAAATAATAATTATAGCTTCTCATCATAATGAAGGTGAAGTAGCTTATCCTGCTTGTTTTAAAGAAGTAATAGGAATTAAAATAAAACAAGGGAATTTATTTGAAGAAAAACTTGAATTTGATTTTAATAATAATGATATTATTTTAGGTGGGACACAAAGATTGAGGTGGATAGATGGAAATGAATATAATATGCATTCATCAAGTTTTTCAACTCCTCATATAACAGGAATTATTTTAAAATTGATAAATGAAAATAAAAAACTAACATTAAAAGAAATATTAAATTTTATTAATAAAAATAGGTTGAATTTAATAAAATGA
- a CDS encoding S41 family peptidase: MKKIVFIFLAMFYFSNLINAAISKEMFLKEVKDVVKKGEDIHVNFYARVKKEELNNYIEKKFKKFNDTISEREAVAFLASLMAKIKDGHTGVLIETENFLKRDIKILPFKFYIIGNKVYLIKDYNNKITKGSLILKINNNPVDRIIKNISEHISYDTIGWKKCILNDEFFMHYYLLYNPTKQYEIVYRDKKDNLIKKKIINGISLKEYKKRFIKEEKKYSFKQISSKVAIMRIKEFDYDQEYLSFLEKSFSELKKKRINNLIIDIRNNGGGNSNCGELLGRYITKKKIRVFSYIQVKVCKALKKDQNKYGIYKNSYNWNEITDKQNGKILKSNVKEVYGMNRYSGNVFVLANGGSFSSASSFLGMVQAYKLGTIIGEESGTRYSDYGNAIFFRTKYTKTKIYISNKYLSDPSEKKIKRGVIPDIIVRPKIDDIINGVDTQLTYILKNLID, encoded by the coding sequence ATGAAAAAAATAGTTTTTATATTTTTAGCAATGTTTTATTTTAGTAATTTGATTAATGCAGCGATAAGTAAGGAGATGTTTTTAAAAGAAGTAAAAGATGTAGTGAAAAAAGGAGAAGATATTCATGTAAATTTTTATGCTCGTGTAAAAAAAGAAGAATTGAATAACTATATAGAAAAAAAATTCAAAAAATTTAATGATACTATTTCTGAGAGAGAAGCAGTTGCATTTTTAGCTTCTTTGATGGCTAAAATTAAAGATGGGCATACTGGAGTTTTAATAGAAACAGAAAATTTTTTAAAGAGAGACATTAAAATATTACCTTTTAAATTTTATATAATTGGAAATAAAGTATATTTGATAAAAGATTATAATAATAAAATAACAAAAGGTTCTCTAATTTTAAAAATAAATAATAATCCTGTTGATAGAATTATAAAAAATATATCTGAGCATATATCTTATGATACAATTGGTTGGAAAAAATGTATATTAAATGATGAGTTTTTTATGCATTATTATTTATTATATAATCCTACAAAACAGTATGAAATCGTTTATAGAGATAAAAAAGATAATCTTATAAAGAAAAAAATTATAAATGGAATTAGTCTAAAAGAGTATAAAAAAAGATTTATAAAAGAAGAGAAGAAATATAGTTTTAAACAAATTTCGTCAAAAGTAGCAATTATGAGAATAAAAGAATTTGATTATGATCAAGAGTATTTGTCTTTTTTAGAGAAATCATTTTCTGAATTAAAAAAGAAAAGGATAAATAATTTAATAATAGATATTAGAAATAATGGCGGTGGAAATAGTAATTGCGGTGAATTGTTAGGCAGATATATTACAAAGAAAAAAATAAGAGTATTTTCTTATATTCAAGTAAAGGTTTGTAAAGCACTAAAAAAAGATCAAAATAAATATGGTATTTATAAGAATAGTTACAACTGGAATGAAATAACTGATAAACAAAATGGAAAAATTTTAAAAAGTAATGTAAAAGAAGTATATGGTATGAACAGATATAGTGGGAATGTATTTGTTCTTGCAAATGGAGGAAGTTTTTCAAGTGCGAGTTCATTTTTAGGAATGGTCCAAGCTTATAAATTAGGAACAATTATAGGAGAAGAAAGTGGAACTAGATATAGTGATTACGGAAATGCAATTTTTTTTAGAACGAAGTATACTAAAACTAAAATATATATTTCAAATAAATATTTAAGTGATCCAAGTGAAAAGAAGATAAAAAGAGGAGTTATTCCAGATATTATAGTGAGACCTAAAATTGATGATATAATAAATGGTGTAGATACTCAATTAACATATATATTAAAAAATTTAATAGATTAA